Within the Candidatus Zixiibacteriota bacterium genome, the region TGCGGATTTTCAGAAATGTACTGGATTTCCGGTTATAAAGTTATATATTCCGCCATCATAGAATGGGTAGGGTGCGTATTGATATGAGCACGATATGTGCCCCGAGATTATATACGGCAAATCGTTTTTAAGGAGGATTCGCAATGAAGGTTAAAGTCGACAAGGAAGCTTGCAGCGGCGACGCTATCTGCGTGGATATCTGCCCGGAAGTCTTCGAGATGAACGAAGATGATATCGCGATCGTTTTGGTGGACACCGTTCCGGAAGAGCATGAGGATGCCGTACGTGAAGCGGCCGACTCCTGCCCCGAAAGCTGCATCGAGATCGAAGAGTAAGCTTAAT harbors:
- a CDS encoding ferredoxin: MKVKVDKEACSGDAICVDICPEVFEMNEDDIAIVLVDTVPEEHEDAVREAADSCPESCIEIEE